The following DNA comes from Alkalicoccobacillus plakortidis.
GCGGGCTTTGTTGATCCTGCCAACACGATCCAAATCTACGTTATTCATCAAGTTTGGATTAGGAGAAAGTAACGACAACTGCATATAGCCTTCTTTATACAACTCTAACTTATGGTTTGCGAGAATGGTCGGATATGTATCAAGGTACGACTCATGTAAATACTCATATTGTGCACGGATGATCTCATCGTCTTGTAGATCTAATACGATATGTGCTGCACCTAACTGATAAGCACGACGTACAATCAAACGAGCAAGTTCTAACTGTTCAGAGCTAAATTTAAGTTGTATGCGCTCACCAGTCTGAATAGTTAACCCCACTCTTAAAATGAGATCTGCATAGGTAGCGAGCTTTTCTTGAAAGTTCATATTATTCATCCTCCAGCATCTCATGAGTCATCTCAACAATCTCATCTAGTCTGATATCGTATAGATCGTATCCAGATATAAATACTAAACGATCTCCTCTGACCTCTACGAAAGGGTTTCCCTCACCTATTTGCTCTTCATCTTCATCTAATAAATGAATCATAGCTATTTTTTTTAAGTGATCTCCTTGTATCTCATATAATTGAAAGAGATGATCCTCACGCAATAAGACATGCTTTTCATTCACAATAAAATCATGCGCAGATTCAAACTGAGGATCATACTCTTTGAAAACTCCATTCTTTACATGCGCTAACTTAAATGAATCATAATAATAGAACCACACTTCACTATCTGAAATAACGTTCATTGCATAACAGTCTGCTATTTCTGCCTGTGTATTGACAAAAAGTTGCTCTCCAGTTTGGCTCCACTTTATCACACCAGGCTCTCCCACCGGAGGTCTTGGGTCTTTTACAGTTGGATCAGCCCAGCCCCAGTTCCCAAAAACCCCTTCATCAAAATAACCTGTCCAAATAGATCCTTTTTCAGTTGAATAGACGTGACTTAGTCCATCGCCAATTAAAAATTCCTGCACTACTTTGCATTCATGCCCTTCTCTTTTAACCACAGTCGCATTCTTATCAAACTCTCCATTTCCATAGTAAATGGATCTTGAGCTCACTAGTAGAAAATGATTATTCGGGAGTGGTTGAACATAGCTATATGCCTTTTTTTGATCCTTAATCGTGATACCTTCATATTGTTCACCATCAAGAATGACTACTTGATAATCACAACTTTTTTGAACAGGCTCCTCTGGAAGTACCAACTCAATGTAAGCTTCCTCATCTAATGCTCGTAAGAAATAGATCCGTCCATCAAACCCAATCCTTGGTTCCCACCAGAATTCATCACTAAAAATAGTTCTTAAATCAATAGAAGGCCCAATATATAATTCAATTGGTTCTATATCGCTCACTAAAGTTCACTCCTCTACTACTTGGTTTCATTATAATTGAATGCGTCCTTTTTAAGCATAAAAATCCCCTCCAAATAGAATGTTGTTCGCTTTCTACCTGAAGGGGATCATATACAAGTTATAGATCGTACCTGGAAATAACTTCTTTCCACGTTAAAGGTTTGTCTTCGCCTTGATATTTTGCCGATATCTCTGCGAGTTCAAGTAATTTATCTTTTGCCGCGCTTGTTAAATTTGCATTCAATCCTGCTTCTTGCAACATTTCGACTGAGCCATTTAGTTCAAATGCTCTTCTTTCCGCATGAACAGCGGTGCCTGTTATAAGACGATTTAAAGTGTCCATAAATGAATGACTATCCATTGTGTCTTCTAGGGATGATAGAACCTCTGAAGAAACATTAAATGTCTCGGAGGCTTGTAAGGTTTCTAGGTAGAGTCCAACTATCCCTTTCATAAATACACTTCTGATTAACTTTACAGCTGAGGCATCCCCTGCTTTATTTCCTACAGAAGTGATGTTCATATGATATGGTTCCATTTTTTTTATAAGTTCTTCTGTACCATTGCCGCTTGCTGATATTGGTACCTTATGCTTAAAAACGGGTAACGGACCTAACATAGCCACATCTACAAATGGAATATCCACGTCACTTAAGCCCTTTTCGATCTCTTGTTTCACATTTGGGCTAGAGGCTGAAACATCCACATACAAGAAAGATGAACCATTTAATTGAGAGCAAACAGTAGCACTTACTTCTAATGCTTTACTTGCTGGCACGGCAACAAAAAGCACATCAATATCCGGTAACAATTCAGATAAGCTATCTTGTAGTTGTATTCCCACACTTTGAGCTCGAGATTTAATTTGTGGTCCAAATTTATCATCATTAGCCATGACATCGAATGCCTTGATCGATGTGAGACCTTCTTCTTTTAGTCCAGTTGACAATTCAAATGCCGCTTCGCCAAAACCTAGAAACCCTATTTTCATTTTTAAACACCCTTAGCTTTTAGATTTAACTACTATTCTCTTTTTTTATGAACATGATAATCCATATCCTTGAGAATACTGTCAACCTGCTTAAGACGCTGAGAAATACTATCTGATCTCTCCATGGAAAGAGCACTAATAAGATAATCCACAATGTAGATTGAGGAAACAATCGAATTATGAGATGCCATGCTCTCAGCTGGACAGGTGATGACAATGTCCGCATAAGGAACAATAGGAGAAGATAATTTATCAGTTAGGGCTATTATTTTTGCTCCCTTTTTCTTAGCTTGGTTGACGTATTCAATTAAACGCTCACCATATCGCGCATAACTCACGGCTATAAGTAAATCCTGCTCAGTAAAAGCAATGACATCATCTACCCAATCACTTGAATCAGCCATTGTTAGTTTCGTCTTTCCTACCATCCGATTTAGATTATGAGTTAAATATTGCGCAACTGGTAAGCCACTTCGTACACTTGTACAATAAATACTAGAAGCTGAACATATTAAGTTAATCGCATCATCCAAGTTTGATTCAGCATTAAACTGAGTTGCTTTATGAATTTGATCTACTTGCAGTTCGTAATGCCTCATCCACCCTTCGCTATGAGAATGATTCTTTAAATTCTCTTCAAGTCTCATCTGCGGTGCAGATTCCTCTCTTAGAAGCGTGTGCAAGCTTTTTTGAAATTCAGAGTATCCAGAGTATCCTATGTTCACCATCAGTCTCATTACAGTAGTGGTGCTTGTACCAACTTTATTAGCCAATTGCTCAACAGTCATAAAACCTACTTCGGCATAATGGTTAATAATAAAATCAACAACTAGCTTTTGTGATCTTGGTAAGGAGCCTACACTCTCTTTTAACTTTTCTAAAGGGTTATTCAATCTATTCCACTCCTAAAGGATCATATTGTCTCATCATCTAAAAGAATCATAACGAACTTAGAATAGAGTGTCTATTATCCTTATGGTAAGAAGCTTATCTGAATCGACTTGTACTGAGATGAATACCCTTTAGAATTTGACTATCAATTCAACCATTTTGGTCTAAAGTTACCTTTCGCTATATCCTCAAGCCTACTTTGCTCGTATTCTGCTTTCTTCTCAGCACGTGTAAGTGCTTCTTCTACTTTATGTCTAGGTAAAACGATTACGCCATCAGCATCACCCATAATAAAATCACCTGGTTCTACCTCACGATCTCCACAGAAGATAGATGAGTTTATAACACCTGGGCCATTTTTTGTAGGTCCTCCTGGTATTGCACCTTGGCTAAATACCGGAAAGGTCGAATGTGCCAGTGTGTGGTAATCACGAATCAATCCGTCAATAATAAATCCATTTAAGTGTAAGGCTTCTGCAGCAGTCACCATTAGTTCTCCTATTATGGCTCTTTTTTTATGAGCATTTGCGGAAACAACTAATACATGTCCAGGTTTTGACGAATAAATGGCATGGTGCACAGCTAAGTTATCTCCATCATTCACATCAATTGTCACAGCCGACCCAATCAGTACACTATTAATATTGCATGGCTTGATCGAGTAATTCATTTCGACCGGAGTATCCATCACATCACTTATTAATGTCGTACTTAATTTCTTTGCTCTACTAATCCACTCATCTGGTAACGTCTCTGGCGTTTGTTTTAGTTCAATATTTGTCATATTAGTTCCCCTCTTCTTTCAACACTGGCTTTTTGTAATACGATAATAAATAACCACTAAAAGCAGCGATAGATGTCATAAAGTACACGATCTTAGCTAAATGTTCATCTAATCCTATTACCCAACTTGCTTGGAAGGTAAATAAACCGAGCATTTGACCAAATACCAAAACAGTTCCTAAGACTGTGAATAGAAATACAGACGCAACGAAAATGCTAAAAATGATTTTTCTCATAATATCCTCCTAAATCGGAATTGGAATAATCCCCATACCTATTAACCAGCTAATAATCATCAATGGAATTGTATAGAAAAGAAGTAACGGGACATATGTTTTTTCAGCCCCAACCTTGGCCATTCCAGTCGCTACGTAAATAGGTCCCGAAGTCGGTGTACTTCCCTCTGTCGCCCCAAACATCATAATTGTCACAACCGCCAACAGTGGATCAACACCTACAGCAGTTAATGCACCAAATGAAGCAAGACCGATTGTTGCAATAGTTGCTGATGTCGCTAACGGCGTAGCAACCAATGTAATAACAATGCCTACAATCGCCACCATTAACCATTTCGGTAATGCAAATGAAGTCATAAGCGTTTGTAATTGTTCAGTTAAACCAATTTCATTTAATACAGCACTTGTCGCAAAGGTAAAAATCAAAACGGGTCCAATCACATAATAAGAAGGTGCCGTCTTTTCAAAGAAAGTCGTCCATTCTTTTTTCCCTTTAGGCAAATGGTTACGACCAACTAGTAAAGTAAAGAGGATCATAAACACCGGTACCCAAACGATGAAGGATATAGAATCCATTACCGGAGCACCCAGACTCTCTTGAGCCGAGAACCATTTAGCAAGTGGGCCGAAATTAATAATTAAAGGAATGATAATCCCCATAAAAATTATAAGAGATGACCAACCTTCACTAAATGATTTTGCTAATGGTTGAATTAAATCAGGATGAACAGGTTGTATGTTGTATTTTTTAGTCATGATATAAACAACAACTAGACGGTGAATTAAAGCATATAAACCAGCTATATAAAGAGCTAAAAAGAGATCACTTTCACCAACACTAGCTGCAACAGGTGCAAACCCTAGCATGATAAACATCGTTGAATTCGGTGGAATAATACTTCCAAATCCTGAGTTACCTGCTACGATAGAAGCCGCATGTTCCTTTTTCCACCCCGAACGTTCCATCCACGGAATCGTAATGGATCCTGTCGTTGCAGCAATCCCCGAACCTGAACCAGCCACTAGAGCAAATAGTGCCGAACCAAAGGTATTCACGTATGCTGCTCCTCCAGGTAAGCGACCTATGAGTGAATTTAAGATTTGAATAATTCTACCTATAAGACCAGTGTAGTTAATTAATTGCGCCATAAATATAAAAGCCAGAGAAGCAAAAACAACCGAGTGTGTAAGCCCTCTCATTAAACTCGGTAAAAATAAATCAAAAGCTCGACTTCCTGAGAAAATAAGCGTAATGATAAAACCTAAAATCATTGCTTCACCAATATTTCGTTTGGTGAAAATGGCCCATATTAAGACGATTAATATAAAGGCTATCAAAGCCCATACAGCAGTACCCACGATGATCATCCCTCCATTGTACTTTTTATTACTTTATTTAATAAAAAGTAATATTTATTACTCGAACGTTAGTCTATCACTATTTTATTTCTTTGTAAACGCATTCATATAAAATTTGTCGAATCCTGATATATTTTATTTTACACTTCGCCCAGAACACCTTTTCTATGCACTTCAGCCATACTTAGAACATGATCAAAAAAATTTCAAAATCATTTTCGTCATCTCAACAAACAAATTTATAATCACACCAACACTTCTCCTCCCTCAACCGTTATCTAAATGAATCGGGTACACTAAGAAAAACAACGTCGGAACGGAATGATGCTCATGCAGGAATTGTATGTAAGCTTAGAAACCGACCTGAAGCGCTTTGCTCGTTCCATTGCGAGGCATCATCAGGAGGCAGACGATCTGATTGGGCACGCGTTAGAAAAATCGCTTAGCCAAAAGGATATTCAAACGTGGCCACATCATAAACAAAAAGCCTGGTTTTATCGAGTCATGAAAAACACGTTAATTGATGACCGCCGTAAACATCAACGTGAGCAAGAATGGGAGGATTCGCACGAACCTATTTTCTCTCCAGTTGGGCTTACGTCGATTGAAATGGTCGATTTACTCGGAAAGCTGTCGCTTCAAAGTGACATTGTCTTCAAACGCTATTGGATTGGTTTATCCAACAAGGAAATCGCCGAGCAAACTGGTCTCACAGCACCAACGATTCGGTATCATTTAGCTCAAGCTATTAAAAGGCTACGCCAACATTTGGAGGAGGAATGATCATGGGGAAAAAGATTGGGAATGTCAGTACGTTAAACATTGTTAACGCAACAAAGGAAAGCATCGGTGAAATTGAGCATATCGAAAATGTGGCGCTTATCCTTTATTCCAAAGAAACAGCTCCGTTACTTTCATTATTAAACACCGGTAACATTGGTCAAACGTTAGAAATTGAACATGATATTCATACTGTTAGTGGGTCTTTCACATTAGACGCAGAATATCTAAACGCATTCGAAAAACCTACTACCATCATTGCGAATGGAGTGGTTATCGTTGATCCAAATGTTACAGTAGAGCATTTAACAAACACACATTGTCAATTCCTTATAAATGGAGCTATTTTCACAACGACAAAACTAAAGGGATCGATTGGTATAATACTTAAAAATACTAATGGTACGATTCGAACCTACGACCACCAATTACCTCGTTTTGAGACTGGTAAGGTGAAGCTGACCAATGGATATCTAGAAGGATTAAACGATCACACAACCCTTTTAATCTCTGGAAAATTACTACTGGATGCAGAGCTTGATATTGATCTTTTTTCTCGGAAAATTGCGGACATTACCCTGACTGGTAAAGCTGTACTCTTTGAAAATCAGGAAAAAGCCTTCCACGAAAAATCAACCATAATTAGGAAGACTGACATTATTCCAAACGGTTATCAGGAGATTACAAAAACCCTACATTTAAATGAACGTTCAATTAAACGATTTAAAGGCGGATCAATCTTCACTACCAAGCCAATCTTATTCACAGAGTCGATCTCTCGCGATACTTTTGAGGCAGCTTTTGCTTCCATTCACTCCACCTCATATATTGTTTGCCATGAGGACCTTGAAGATTTGGTCTATGAGCGTTTACATCAATTTGAAACAGAAGTCGTCACATATACGGATGCATTTCGATTTATTGATAATGAAGAATGGCAGCAAGAAGACGCAGATGTCTTGGATTCAAACACCACATTAATTGTGCAATCCAACCTGACATTTTCAGAAACTCTTCAACCAGAGAAACTTTACGAAAACATCCAAGCTATTCATCTCTTCGGGACCATCTACACTGCCAACAGCACTCAAAGGGCAGCCGTTCAAAAGTTACTACACACTAAAAACGGAGAAGTGATTGATGTCTCAAAACAAAAAAACAAAGGTCTAGGTAACATTGGGGAGCTCACTCTCTAAAGGAGGATCTAACATGCGAATAAACGAAATCGATCACGTACACTCTCGACTTAAGGAATTGCGCCACCAAGCCCGACAAGAAGCTCTTCTTTTGTCCCAAAAGAAGAAAACACCGTTTCACTTTAAAAAACAGTTCGGTAGCTACCTCATATCAGTTAAACGAAGTGAGCCTGTATAAGAAGAATGGC
Coding sequences within:
- a CDS encoding MurR/RpiR family transcriptional regulator; this encodes MNNPLEKLKESVGSLPRSQKLVVDFIINHYAEVGFMTVEQLANKVGTSTTTVMRLMVNIGYSGYSEFQKSLHTLLREESAPQMRLEENLKNHSHSEGWMRHYELQVDQIHKATQFNAESNLDDAINLICSASSIYCTSVRSGLPVAQYLTHNLNRMVGKTKLTMADSSDWVDDVIAFTEQDLLIAVSYARYGERLIEYVNQAKKKGAKIIALTDKLSSPIVPYADIVITCPAESMASHNSIVSSIYIVDYLISALSMERSDSISQRLKQVDSILKDMDYHVHKKRE
- a CDS encoding RraA family protein, with amino-acid sequence MTNIELKQTPETLPDEWISRAKKLSTTLISDVMDTPVEMNYSIKPCNINSVLIGSAVTIDVNDGDNLAVHHAIYSSKPGHVLVVSANAHKKRAIIGELMVTAAEALHLNGFIIDGLIRDYHTLAHSTFPVFSQGAIPGGPTKNGPGVINSSIFCGDREVEPGDFIMGDADGVIVLPRHKVEEALTRAEKKAEYEQSRLEDIAKGNFRPKWLN
- a CDS encoding aminopeptidase; this encodes MNFQEKLATYADLILRVGLTIQTGERIQLKFSSEQLELARLIVRRAYQLGAAHIVLDLQDDEIIRAQYEYLHESYLDTYPTILANHKLELYKEGYMQLSLLSPNPNLMNNVDLDRVGRINKAR
- a CDS encoding TRAP transporter large permease subunit, encoding MGTAVWALIAFILIVLIWAIFTKRNIGEAMILGFIITLIFSGSRAFDLFLPSLMRGLTHSVVFASLAFIFMAQLINYTGLIGRIIQILNSLIGRLPGGAAYVNTFGSALFALVAGSGSGIAATTGSITIPWMERSGWKKEHAASIVAGNSGFGSIIPPNSTMFIMLGFAPVAASVGESDLFLALYIAGLYALIHRLVVVYIMTKKYNIQPVHPDLIQPLAKSFSEGWSSLIIFMGIIIPLIINFGPLAKWFSAQESLGAPVMDSISFIVWVPVFMILFTLLVGRNHLPKGKKEWTTFFEKTAPSYYVIGPVLIFTFATSAVLNEIGLTEQLQTLMTSFALPKWLMVAIVGIVITLVATPLATSATIATIGLASFGALTAVGVDPLLAVVTIMMFGATEGSTPTSGPIYVATGMAKVGAEKTYVPLLLFYTIPLMIISWLIGMGIIPIPI
- a CDS encoding NAD(P)-dependent oxidoreductase; the encoded protein is MKIGFLGFGEAAFELSTGLKEEGLTSIKAFDVMANDDKFGPQIKSRAQSVGIQLQDSLSELLPDIDVLFVAVPASKALEVSATVCSQLNGSSFLYVDVSASSPNVKQEIEKGLSDVDIPFVDVAMLGPLPVFKHKVPISASGNGTEELIKKMEPYHMNITSVGNKAGDASAVKLIRSVFMKGIVGLYLETLQASETFNVSSEVLSSLEDTMDSHSFMDTLNRLITGTAVHAERRAFELNGSVEMLQEAGLNANLTSAAKDKLLELAEISAKYQGEDKPLTWKEVISRYDL
- a CDS encoding RNA polymerase sigma factor, which encodes MQELYVSLETDLKRFARSIARHHQEADDLIGHALEKSLSQKDIQTWPHHKQKAWFYRVMKNTLIDDRRKHQREQEWEDSHEPIFSPVGLTSIEMVDLLGKLSLQSDIVFKRYWIGLSNKEIAEQTGLTAPTIRYHLAQAIKRLRQHLEEE